The Megalops cyprinoides isolate fMegCyp1 chromosome 22, fMegCyp1.pri, whole genome shotgun sequence genome contains a region encoding:
- the LOC118769686 gene encoding programmed cell death protein 4-like: MATEVEAWNAHDGVFSFESGLGEEAGSYSDEGEELNEVAANGSWTPQEKALHEARLKAKARRRLRRTSSRDSARESLSEAPGDAGADPHSPKGKINGHDRKSRMGKGRGLPKKGGAGGKGVWGVAGQVYEVEEPDIRDPNYDESSQGDTVYATVVPELDEGELEKTVNPIVQEYFEHGDTKEVQMLLKELNLGHKKYEFSSLAVSLSLEGKASHRELTSRLLSDLAGRVLSQDDMARAFDKTLKDLPDLILDTPDAPQMLGQFIARAIADHALPMGFLGRYKGRVDCDHARAALDRAAVLLSMKREMVRLDNVWGVGGGQRPVRHLIKEMNLLLKEYLTSGEVSEAEHCLRDLEVPHFHHELVYEAVVMVLESKGETAVKMMVKLLQAFWKTGLITLDQMNRGFQRVYEELPEINLDVPHAHTILESFVDLCYQESVITKQLRDACPSRGRKRFVSEGDGGLIKN, translated from the exons ATGGCGACCGAGGTGGAAGCGTGGAACGCACATGATG gcgTGTTCTCCTTCGAGAGTGGGCTGGGGGAGGAGGCGGGCAGCTACAGCGACGAGGGGGAGGAGCTGAACGAGGTGGCGGCCAACGGGAGCTGGACGCCGCAGGAGAAGGCCCTCCACGAGGCGCGGCTGAAGGCCAAGGCCAGACGCCGCCTGCGTCGCACCTCCTCCCGCGACTCCGCCCGCGAGTCGCTCTCCGAGGCCCCCGGCGACGCCGGCGCCGACCCGCACAGCCCCAAGGGCAAGATCAACGGCCATGATCGCAAGTCTCGGATGGGCAAGGGGCGGGGCCTGCCCAAAAAAG GTGGAGCTGGTGGGAAAGGGGTGTGGGGCGTGGCGGGGCAGGTCTATGAGGTGGAGGAGCCCGACATCAGGGACCCCAACTACGACGAGTCTTCCCAG GGAGACACGGTTTACGCCACCGTGGTGCCCGAACTGGACGAGGGTGAGCTGGAGAAGACCGTCAACCCCATCGTGCAGGAGTACTTTGAGCACGGAGACACGAAGGAGGTACAG AtgctgctgaaggagctgaacCTTGGCCATAAGAAGTACGAGTTCTCCTCGCTGGCGGTGTCCCTGTCCCTGGAGGGGAAGGCCAGCCATCGCGAGCTGACCTCACGGCTACTGTCGGACCTGGCCGGCAGGGTGCTGTCCCAGGACGACATGGCGCGCGCCTTCGACAAGACGCTGAAGGACCTGCCGGACCTCATCCTGGACACACCTGACGCCCCACAG atGCTGGGTCAGTTCATCGCACGGGCCATCGCTGACCACGCCCTCCCTATGGGCTTCCTGGGCCGCTACAAGGGCAGGGTGGACTGCGATCACGCCAG GGCGGCGCTTGACCGGGCAGCTGTGTTGCTGTCCatgaagagagagatggtgcGATTGGACAACGTCTGGGGCGTGGGCGGCGGCCAGAGACCTGTCAGGCACCTCATCAAAGAG atgaaCCTACTGCTGAAGGAGTACCTCACCTCGGGCGAGGTGTCGGAGGCGGAGCATTGTCTGCGAGACCTCGAAGTCCCACACTTCCACCACGAACTCGTCTACGAG GCTGTTGTCATGGTTCTGGAGTCCAAAGGGGAGACGGCAGTCAAAATGATGGTGAAGCTCCTGCAGGCCTTCTGGAAGACAGGCCTCATCACCCTGGACCAGATGAACAGG GGTTTCCAGCGTGTTTACGAGGAGCTGCCCGAGATAAACTTGGATGTCCCCCACGCCCACACCATCCTAGAGAGCTTCGTGGACCTGTGCTACCAAGAGTCTGTCATCACCAAACAGCTGCGAGACGCCTGCCCCTCCAG ggGGCGCAAACGCTTTGTGAGCGAGGGCGATGGAGGCCTGATTAAGAACTAG
- the mogs gene encoding mannosyl-oligosaccharide glucosidase yields the protein MGRQRHGKRVLQSDPGPHRKEEKSAAPHRKDKKKKPDIGKLFINISIGLCIFSLVWFFYALYMRSSLAKRVITLHPSPRVLDDNSTSPAVSPERFWGSYRPQVYFGMKTRSPRSVVTGLMWMRQFSEMDVSLRHTCEQGDRLQSYGWLLHDGLSFGVQEIRDSDFTLTTEFVKRMGGEHGGDWTWRITAKQHSSAAQAPVISLMFYVATDTQGSLQPHVEERNRLGSITGSSEELGNFKITFRKPSAGEAAGDKYATYNYLKAGSQGLEKLTDIVRNSLSRRFLFSPPSGEKRPYIAVDTHKPPQHQHHQQQQQDPRKESDFVVHQVTVQTPFQVEVLFESGSFRDRPDQLVGAVMTEELERRKAAFDLKFERTFALQRKGYTPSQVKFGKGALSNMLGGMGYFYGQSVVQSAYNEYPLLYPEGALYTAVPSRSFFPRGFLWDEGFHQLLLARWDPQVTQEATAHWLDLMNAEGWIPREQILGDEARSKVPAEFVVQRNENANPPTLFLALQELLEQLPDNGGDPAHPTVRFLRRIFPRLQTWFEWYNTTQAGPLPGSYRWRGRDRDTELFLNPKTLTSGLDDYPRASHPSPEERHVDLRCWLALAAGVMARAARLLGEPHATYELTRLALANGTRLDELHWSEQLRAFADFGNHTANVSLQPERVHVPPGTPRHQFPAARLVRAVRRPPKMQYVNALGYVSLFPFLLQVLSPDSPRLQHILRDMRDPEKLWTPFGLRSLSKSDPLYMKRNTEHDAPYWRGPIWININYLAVRALHHYGNAEGPYREAAAALYQELRTNVVGNVYRQYLETGYIWEQYNDSTGRGQGSHPFTGWSALTILMMAEQY from the exons ATGGGAAGGCAGAGGCACGGGAAGAGGGTGCTGCAGAGCGATCCCGGCCCGCACcggaaggaggagaagagcgCCGCGCCGCACCGCaaggacaagaagaagaagccGGACATCGGGAAGctcttcatcaacatctccatcgGACTCTGCATCTTCAGCCTCGTCTGGTTCTTCTACGCCCTCTACATGCGCTCCTCCCTGGCCAAGAGGGTGATCACCCTGCACCCCTCCCCGCGGGTTCTGGACGACAACAGTACCAGTCCTGCCGTGTCCCCGGAAAGGTTCTGGGGCTCCTACAGACCCCAGGTGTATTTCGGAATGAAGACCAGGAGCCCCCGATCTGTCGTGACAG GCCTCATGTGGATGCGGCAGTTCTCGGAGATGGACGTCAGCCTCCGGCACACCTGCGAGCAGGGCGACCGGCTGCAGAGCTACGGCTGGCTGCTGCACGACGGGCTCAGCTTCGGGGTGCAGGAGATCCGCGACAGCGACTTCACCCTCACCACCGAGTTCGTCAAGAGGATGGGCGGCGAGCACGGGGGCGACTGGACCTGGAGGATCACCGCCAAACAGCAC AGCTCGGCTGCGCAGGCCCCTGTCATCTCGCTGATGTTCTATGTTGCCACGGATACGCAGGGTTCTCTGCAGCCTCATGTGGAGGAGAGGAACCGGCTGGGTTCCATCACGGGTTCCTCCGAGGAGCTCGGGAACTTCAAGATTACCTTCCGAAAGCCCTCTGCCGGAGAGGCAGCTGGTGACAAGTATGCCAC CTATAATTACTTGAAGGCAGGGAGTCAGGGGCTGGAGAAGCTGACAGACATTGTGCGGAACAGCCTGAGCCGCCGGTTCCTCTTTAGCCCTCCGTCCGGGGAGAAGAGGCCCTACATCGCCGTGGATACGCACAAGCCCCCTCAGCATcagcaccaccagcagcagcaacaggacCCCAGGAAGGAGAGCGACTTTGTGGTGCACCAGGTGACGGTGCAGACCCCCTTCCAGGTGGAGGTGCTCTTCGAGTCCGGGAGCTTCCGGGACCGGCCCGACCAGCTGGTGGGTGCGGTGATGAccgaggagctggagaggaggaaggccGCCTTCGACCTAAAGTTCGAGAGGACCTTCGCTCTGCAGAGGAAGGGCTACACCCCGTCCCAGGTCAAGTTCGGCAAGGGGGCGCTCAGCAACATGCTGGGAGGGATGGGCTACTTCTACGGCCAGTCGGTGGTGCAGTCGGCCTACAACGAGTACCCCTTGCTGTACCCGGAGGGGGCGCTGTACACCGCCGTGCCCTCCCGCTCCTTCTTCCCGCGCGGCTTCCTGTGGGACGAGGGCTtccaccagctgctgctggcccgCTGGGACCCGCAGGTGACGCAGGAGGCCACGGCGCACTGGCTGGACCTGATGAACGCCGAGGGCTGGATCCCGCGGGAGCAGATCCTGGGGGACGAGGCGCGCAGCAAGGTCCCCGCCGAGTTCGTGGTGCAGCGCAATGAGAACGCCAACCCGCCCACTCTCTTCCTGgcgctgcaggagctgctggagcagctgcctGACAACGGTGGTGACCCCGCCCACCCCACCGTGCGCTTCCTCCGGCGCATCTTCCCGCGGCTGCAGACGTGGTTCGAGTGGTACAACACCACGCAGGCGGGGCCGCTGCCCGGCTCGTACCGCTGGCGCGGGCGCGACAGGGACACTGAGCTCTTCCTCAACCCCAAGACGCTGACGTCCGGGCTGGACGACTACCCCCGCGCCTCGCACCCGTCGCCGGAGGAGCGGCACGTGGACCTGCGCTGCTGGCTGGCGCTGGCGGCGGGCGTGATGGCGCGGGCGGCCCGGCTCCTGGGCGAGCCGCACGCCACGTACGAGCTGACCCGCCTCGCCCTGGCCAACGGCACCCGGCTGGACGAGCTGCACTGGTCCGAGCAGCTGCGCGCCTTCGCCGACTTCGGCAACCACACGGCGAACGTGTCACTGCAGCCGGAGAGGGTGCACGTACCGCCCGGGACGCCCCGCCACCAGTTCCCCGCCGCGCGGCTCGTCCGCGCTGTCCGCCGGCCCCCGAAGATGCAGTACGTCAACGCCCTGGGCTACGTCAGCCtcttccctttcctcctccagGTGCTTTCCCCCGACTCGCCCCGTCTGCAGCACATCCTGCGGGACATGAGGGACCCCGAAAAGCTGTGGACCCCCTTCGGCCTGCGCTCGCTGTCCAAATCCGACCCGCTCTACATGAAGCGCAACACGGAGCACGACGCCCCCTACTGGCGGGGCCCCATCTGGATCAACATCAACTACCTGGCCGTGCGGGCACTACATCACTACGGGAACGCAGAGGGGCCGTACCGGGAGGCGGCGGCCGCGCTGTACCAGGAGCTCAGGACTAACGTGGTCGGCAATGTTTACAGACAGTACCTGGAGACGGGCTACATCTGGGAGCAGTACAATGACAGCACTGGCAGGGGACAGGGCAGTCACCCCTTCACGGGCTGGTCTGCGCTGACTATACTCATGATGGCCGAGCAGTACTGA